A region from the Phycodurus eques isolate BA_2022a chromosome 12, UOR_Pequ_1.1, whole genome shotgun sequence genome encodes:
- the trim13 gene encoding tripartite motif-containing 13 isoform X2 produces MEQLEEELTCPICCGLFEDPRVLLCSHSFCRRCLETLLENPRGSAFSRSPFKCPTCRKESPHNGASSLQVNYSLRGIVEKYARLKVTPKTGVCAHHAGQPLNMFCATDLGLICGCCATADEHRGHRFCSLVEAYERERRAFDELLRGAEGWPCPGALARLETLRAAKKRALQAVNEDAERASDYFDKLAAALESKKSEILCDFETGRLAVMQAFEPEMTRLRDTLDRQRSALASAEAFRGVTEPLGFLERMHDFRQTLSALKEEATGDATPPAARTPPEVAPLDVKKWDAVRLCDVDKMTVPYERAAAAAATATGGSRRYVRRFAPVLLAWGVFLAASTLLLVVPEAVAAAAREHLWEVTGASTRVVGKFIDSAVTYFGGCTLIQ; encoded by the coding sequence atggagcagctggaggaggagctgaCGTGCCCGATCTGCTGCGGTCTCTTCGAGGACCCCCGAGTCCTGCTCTGCTCGCACAGCTTCTGCCGGAGGTGCCTGGAGACTCTCCTGGAGAACCCCCGGGGTTCGGCTTTCTCCCGGTCGCCGTTCAAGTGCCCGACGTGCCGCAAGGAGAGCCCACACAACGGCGCCAGCAGCCTGCAGGTCAACTACTCCCTACGCGGCATCGTGGAGAAGTACGCCCGGCTGAAGGTGACGCCCAAGACGGGCGTGTGCGCCCACCACGCGGGTCAGCCGCTCAACATGTTCTGCGCCACCGACCTGGGGCTCATTTGCGGCTGCTGCGCGACCGCCGACGAGCACCGGGGCCACCGCTTCTGCTCCCTGGTGGAGGCGTACGAGCGGGAAAGGCGCGCCTTCGACGAGCTGCTGCGCGGCGCGGAGGGCTGGCCGTGCCCGGGTGCCCTCGCCCGCCTGGAGACGCTGCGAGCCGCCAAGAAGAGGGCGCTCCAGGCGGTCAACGAGGACGCCGAGCGGGCGAGCGACTACTTCGACAAGTTGGCGGCCGCGCTGGAGAGCAAAAAGAGCGAGATCCTGTGCGACTTCGAGACGGGGAGGCTGGCCGTCATGCAGGCGTTCGAGCCGGAGATGACGAGGCTGCGCGACACGCTGGACCGCCAGAGGAGCGCGCTGGCCTCGGCCGAGGCCTTCCGCGGCGTCACGGAGCCGCTCGGCTTTCTGGAGCGCATGCACGACTTTCGACAAACGCTGTCAGCCCTGAAGGAGGAGGCGACCGGGGACGCGACGCCTCCCGCTGCTCGGACACCCCCAGAAGTGGCGCCGCTCGACGTCAAAAAGTGGGACGCCGTGAGGCTCTGTGACGTCGACAAGATGACGGTGCCCTACGagagggcggcggcggcggcggcgacggcgACGGGGGGGTCACGTCGGTACGTGCGCAGATTCGCCCCGGTGCTCCTGGCGTGGGGCGTCTTCCTGGCGGCGTCCACGCTGCTGCTCGTGGTGCCCGAGGCGGTGGCGGCTGCGGCCCGGGAGCACCTGTGGGAGGTGACCGGCGCATCCACGCGGGTCGTGGGCAAATTCATAGACTCCGCAGTCACTTACTTTGGCGGCTGTACGTTGATTCAGTGA
- the trim13 gene encoding tripartite motif-containing 13 isoform X1 — protein MCHGDRDGGGAFRGSTSLSEPNMEQLEEELTCPICCGLFEDPRVLLCSHSFCRRCLETLLENPRGSAFSRSPFKCPTCRKESPHNGASSLQVNYSLRGIVEKYARLKVTPKTGVCAHHAGQPLNMFCATDLGLICGCCATADEHRGHRFCSLVEAYERERRAFDELLRGAEGWPCPGALARLETLRAAKKRALQAVNEDAERASDYFDKLAAALESKKSEILCDFETGRLAVMQAFEPEMTRLRDTLDRQRSALASAEAFRGVTEPLGFLERMHDFRQTLSALKEEATGDATPPAARTPPEVAPLDVKKWDAVRLCDVDKMTVPYERAAAAAATATGGSRRYVRRFAPVLLAWGVFLAASTLLLVVPEAVAAAAREHLWEVTGASTRVVGKFIDSAVTYFGGCTLIQ, from the exons ATGTGTCACGGAGACCGCGACGGCGGTGGTGCTTTTCGGGGTTCGACGTCGCTctcg gAGCCCAAcatggagcagctggaggaggagctgaCGTGCCCGATCTGCTGCGGTCTCTTCGAGGACCCCCGAGTCCTGCTCTGCTCGCACAGCTTCTGCCGGAGGTGCCTGGAGACTCTCCTGGAGAACCCCCGGGGTTCGGCTTTCTCCCGGTCGCCGTTCAAGTGCCCGACGTGCCGCAAGGAGAGCCCACACAACGGCGCCAGCAGCCTGCAGGTCAACTACTCCCTACGCGGCATCGTGGAGAAGTACGCCCGGCTGAAGGTGACGCCCAAGACGGGCGTGTGCGCCCACCACGCGGGTCAGCCGCTCAACATGTTCTGCGCCACCGACCTGGGGCTCATTTGCGGCTGCTGCGCGACCGCCGACGAGCACCGGGGCCACCGCTTCTGCTCCCTGGTGGAGGCGTACGAGCGGGAAAGGCGCGCCTTCGACGAGCTGCTGCGCGGCGCGGAGGGCTGGCCGTGCCCGGGTGCCCTCGCCCGCCTGGAGACGCTGCGAGCCGCCAAGAAGAGGGCGCTCCAGGCGGTCAACGAGGACGCCGAGCGGGCGAGCGACTACTTCGACAAGTTGGCGGCCGCGCTGGAGAGCAAAAAGAGCGAGATCCTGTGCGACTTCGAGACGGGGAGGCTGGCCGTCATGCAGGCGTTCGAGCCGGAGATGACGAGGCTGCGCGACACGCTGGACCGCCAGAGGAGCGCGCTGGCCTCGGCCGAGGCCTTCCGCGGCGTCACGGAGCCGCTCGGCTTTCTGGAGCGCATGCACGACTTTCGACAAACGCTGTCAGCCCTGAAGGAGGAGGCGACCGGGGACGCGACGCCTCCCGCTGCTCGGACACCCCCAGAAGTGGCGCCGCTCGACGTCAAAAAGTGGGACGCCGTGAGGCTCTGTGACGTCGACAAGATGACGGTGCCCTACGagagggcggcggcggcggcggcgacggcgACGGGGGGGTCACGTCGGTACGTGCGCAGATTCGCCCCGGTGCTCCTGGCGTGGGGCGTCTTCCTGGCGGCGTCCACGCTGCTGCTCGTGGTGCCCGAGGCGGTGGCGGCTGCGGCCCGGGAGCACCTGTGGGAGGTGACCGGCGCATCCACGCGGGTCGTGGGCAAATTCATAGACTCCGCAGTCACTTACTTTGGCGGCTGTACGTTGATTCAGTGA